ggcagcagaaggactgtatgaagagtgtgttggtacGAGATGGTAACAGACCTTATTgtagcttgatagtttggagagtgctgtgacagcccgtggagctggggagctgggaatGGGTCTGCTGGATCTCTACTGTGCTTGGGAGGCGCAGCACCCATGTACCAGGGCGAGGAACTGGCCTGGTGTGCTCAGCACAGGCACACCGAGCCCCTCCGGGCCAGCTGGCACCCCCTATGACATCTCCCCCTCTCCCGGCAGGTGGGCAGAGAAGGGGGAccctggctccccagccccagctctttGCCCAGCTGGGACAGTGCAAAGCCTCATGCTGCTGTGCCTctgggctgccccagcaccagATAGGAGGTGGCACGGCTTGACCCCTCTGTGCTGGGTCCCGTGCCGTGCCACTGGCTTGGCCCCACAGCTGAGCAAGCCCGGGCAATGCTGGCATCGGTCCCAGGTGAGAGCAAAGCTTGGGGCAGCCCCATCAAGGGGCAAGGAGGCATCAGAAGgcagagggggtggggggagagcaTAGGGCCAGGCACACCCAGCAGCATGCCCCCTATTTCCCTCAGCCTGTGGGATCCAGGCCAGCCCATCTCCCTGGAGATCAGCGCAGGAGTTTGTGGCTGCGGCCCAGTTCCTGTGGGTGGTGGCACTGCGGGACATGCAGCATAACCTCTTGGCCTTCGGCTCTATCCTGAACGAGCACCGGATCCTCAGCGCTGCatccagcctgcagagcaggtCTGTGTACTGCAAGGGGCCCCACGTCACCTCGGGCAAGGCTGGGGAATCAGCAGGGAATGACACCATCTCCCAGTGCTCAGGAGGGTCTGGTCATcgcccagcagctgggtgagcaTCTTTCAGTcggagcaggggcaggcagaGTTTGCCCCATGCTTTTTCTTGCACCCAGACCCCTCTGTCCAccccctgcaggcagcaggtgcTGGCCTTTGTTGGGCTGAGCACCATGAAGAGGCAATGGGAGGACCAGCCCCAGCATTCGATCAGCTCTGTCATCCCCCATGAGGACTCTGACAAGGGGACACTGTACAACAACATCGCTCTGCTCAGGACAGCCGCCCCGCTGGAGTTCAGCAGCATCGTTCAGCCCATCTGCTTCCCTCACAGGAGCTTCTCCACCCTGGACCTTGTGATCTGCTGGATCTTGGGCTGGATCCATCCCACCGCAGGTAACCCCTGGCTGCTGCGGCAAAGAGCTCCCTCCAGCAGGGTGGAGAGCCGccttcctgctccctcctgctaACAACCCCAATGGGAGGAAGGGGAACAGGGCTCATCCTGGGAGGAAGAAGTACCCACTGGTCATCCATCACGGCTTTTTGGAGGTCAGGAGCTGCCTAGAGCCACAGGCTCACGGTGGTCCCTTGGCCAGGCAGGGGAAAGTGCTGCAGCGACTTCCTGAGGATGCTCTCCGTAGTGGATGTGAATCCCTGCTCACTGAAAAGGATCGCTGCAACTgcatgctgcagccacagggatGCTGACAAAGCGGCAGGCTGTTCGGTAAGGGATACAGAGCATCAACCCAGACCAGGCAGACAGCCAAACTGCCTCCTCCCCGTTCTGCTCCAACtccaggctgggagagcagccaAAACACTTGTTGGGCTTCTCCTGCACAGGCCTTACAAGAAAAGATGCCTTCCACGCAGCCTGCAAATCGCAGGCATGCAAGACTGTCTGAAGGTGTGACACCCCCCTCTGGCACGAGGTGTGGGGTGACTGTCTCCCTGCAGGTGCTGCTCTGGTCCCTGAAACTCTCCTGCCACTGGGGCCTCCAAGGGCCTTTGATGTGGCCAGGGTCAAAGACATTTGGGAGACAAAACCAACAGAGGTTCCTTGTGGTACATACCAAAGGACCAGGCATGGAGCTAGGCTGATgggggcacaggcagctgcagggagagatACCAGTCACCTTATCAGGGGCACACTGGGACATCGTCAGCCCAAAGACAGCCAGCCCCTGGAATCAGTGGCGCTTTGCTGCCAGTGATCACAAAGGACCAAGCTGCTGTGATCTGACCTCCTCTCACTCTGCTGAAGTCCACAGCTACCGACAGTGACAGCAATAGGGATACTGCTGAGACACAACCCTCCCCTTTTTGTCTCTCAAAAGGGTGATGCTGGCAACCCCATCATGTGCCAGATTGGAGGGGCTGAGAAATGGGTCCTGAAAGGCATTCTCAGTGAGGGTGGCATGAGATGCTATGGATCATTCCTGTATACCCCAGTGTCCTACTACAGCAACTGGATCTTGGCCACCGCTGCGAGGACAGGACCTCCTGCATTCCCTGTGCTAGTCAGGGTGCGAACTGATCTGCAGGCTCCACCTAAAGACTGGGAAGAGGCTTCCAGACCAGCAGTGGGGATGTTTCAGGAAGCTGGTTTCAATCCCAAGAAGGGAAAATGAGACCTGAGCTCATCTGAGGCTGGGCCACCTGAGATGATTTATAACTCCTGCAGTGGGAAAACACTTCCCGCTGCCAAGGGACACTTCCACTTGCCCCAGGTGCTTGGGAAAGGGGTAGCTTCTCCCTTCttgctcttttgtttctttaggtaaataaatatctttttgtGATCAGAAAGCCTACTTGGTTCGTGTATGCCATGTCACACTGCTCTGCTCTCTTCTATTGTCAGTGCATGCTTGGAGATGTTGAACTCCCATATCTCCCAGGGAAACCCCCTCTGGTTCCTCCTGTATTAAGTGATTACCAGGGCTTGCCCAAAGAGAAAGGACAGTTCCTGTAAACACGTTGGATTTGATCACCAGAGAATAACTGCTTGTGGTGatggaggggcgggggggggccctgagcagagctggctgacCTGCGGATGGAACAAGCAGCAGAGCCTTGTGGAAGCCAGCACATGCTGGGACAGAACAAAGAGATGGCCTCACAACAGAGCTATGGGTTTCTTTATCGTTTCTTGCAGAAGGGGCTTCATCTCCCTGCAGTTTGCAGGGTGCTACATTCACCCACTTGACAGAAAACTTCCCCACAGGGTTGGCTCCTTCTGCAGCTTGCAGCATCAGACAAACCTAGTGCTGGTTACCAGACATCTTCATCTGGTTCCATGCTCTGCAGTAGTTTTGCAAGGACATCTGCAAGAGGAGAAATGAGAAGGCCTTAATATGTTCAGAGAGCACTGGCTGACCACACTATGTTATCCCATCCAAAGCAGCCACCTCACTCCCACGCTGCTGTGCACAGGGGCAGGTATACAAACACGTACCGCTACCTCCAGCTTTGACTGTGCTCCCCTGTATTATCTTTCCATCCCTCCTAGGCTGCAGGAGAAGATCAAAGATATTCTTGCAACTTTGCCATGCACTCATGTTTGGATCTTGGCCAGCCTTTCCTTATCAGGGAGGAGCCAAGATACAAGCGAGTAAAAAATGTCTGAGATCAACAAAAAGGACTACCACCACTGGGGAGCCATCCGGGGCACGGGAAAAGGCTGCCACAGGTTATATATGCAGAGGCAGAAATGTGTTGGGCTGCCATGTGTCCCCTTCTCCTTACACACACAACAGGTTTCAGTACAGCAACAGCCTGGCTGTGCTTCCCGTCCAATTACAAGCACTGCCCTTGCTTTGGCTTCCCCTCTGAGCTCAGTCATTAAAACTCAGCCTCTGTCCTCAGGGTAGGGAGTGATCACCGCGCTGTCAACAGGAAGAGCCTCTGGCTCTGCCAGGCGCAGGCgacactgcagcagctcttgcaGGGCTCCCTGGTGGGTCAGAAACAAGCGCTCCGGTCCCCGGGGGCGGCTGCAGGTGGGCAGGCGGAGatgcagctcctggctggcacATGTCCAGGCTTCTGCACACCCAGGCTGGCCTTGCTCACCTCAGCGCCTGCCACCTTGCTCTCCCAAGCCCTGAGGCTTTTTACCGAGGTCAGTAACAGCTGTCTTGTTCTGCATGTAACTCAGCACAGGAGGGACACTGTCTGagagcagcttctgcagctgctgtttcaaaCGCTCAGCTTCAGCTCATTTCTGCTGGAGAAATAGGGACAGAGTGCAAGGACATCCCTGGGAAATGCCCCTctgccagctggcagccagtccTCCAGGGAGGCAGGTAAATTAAACCACACAGCgctgcagggaagcagtggAATACAACCACCAGtgcctccatccctgccaggcagcactgctAGGGAGCCCCTTGAACCCACTTCCTAAAGCTGTGGTGTCCCCGCCAGGCTCtgtgtccccaggctggcattGACAACAGTGCCACTTCTCCCTGCGGAGGACACCGCTGATCAAAAGTTCAAGGAAACAGAATTTCCAGAAGACAGTGGGAGGTCGCTGTGAAGCCAGGGCCAAAATTCACAACACGCCTGTTCTCTAAACCTTCCCTTACTCACTGGCACAGGTAGGAGCCCAGGGACTTGCTCAGACCCAGAAAGCCACCCAGTTACCCATCTCATTGCCAGACCTCGAACAGGCATTGGTACCCAACACAGCACAAGAAGTACCTCAAAACAGTACTCCCAAGTGAAATCTCAGGGCCTCCCAATTCATCCTGTTACCTCCTCCACCACAGCAGCTTCTCTTTCAattttctccagcagctgcttcGTCTGGGAGATGCCTTTCGTCAGAGACATGGATATTTCTATGGCATGCTCCAACTTCCCCTGAACACGAGAGCAGGACAGCATCAACAGgcgcagcagcagctcccagccacctGCAAAGCCGCCCCTCTACTCCCCCAGCTTGGTCCCAGCTGGCGGTGCAGGAGCTCTGCTTCCAAGGGAGCTCTGTGGCATCACCTGTCccctgcagaaggcagcatCATGCCCTGCTCACGCAGCTGCTGCTTCGTCATGTCTTCTGTGTCAGACTGCAGCACAACCCACCGCACAGCAGCCAGTGGGTTTAGGACTGACCTGGACACAACGGCTGATCCGAGAGAAGCAAATGCACCCAGCTGAGAAGTGTTTTTCACTGATAAAAGCAGAGAGAGTGACAGCTGCAGCTCATGACATCTTTTCAAATGTCACAGGTTAcataaaaaatgcctttttccaGTGCAAGTCACCACCAAAGCTCATTTCTACTGGACTTTTCCCCTGGGGTGTAAAATAACCATGCTGTGAAGCGTGAAGCCCATCATCAGGCTGCAGCCAAACATGAATGAGGGCATCACTGCTTTTGGTGTGTCAGGCAAACCTCCCAACTGAACTGCTGTCagggggaaagcagagaggcGTTCAGCACCCTCCAgctgagaaagggaagaatgCAAGACCTGTTAATCAGCTCACATGTGATCCTTGGGaacagaagaaaggcaaaacagaGGTGCTGGGAGGCTTACTCACTCCATAGAGGTTAAGGGCTTGGACATTCTTCCCTGAGGTCAGTTTTAGCTGAAGCAGCTCCTGGTTCTTCTCATCGATCTTCTCCTGGTACAGGGCATTGCTAAGCTGCAGCTACTCCGAACGGACATCATGGAGCGCCTCTCCCATCTGCCTCTTCTGCAAACCCCAAGGAAGCAGAGCTGTACGTTGCTGACCAAAGCTGCACCCCAAGTAAGAGAGCTTTGCTCTGTGGGGAAAGCAAACCTAAAGAACAGGGTCTTCAGCCTGACTGCAAACCTAGGGCTCGAGGAGAAATGCAAGACAGTGTGCCACTGAGCCTGTGCTCTGCGTCCCAGCTTAGAGGGCCCAAGCAGAGCAGACAGGTCCCCTCTGGCAAGGCTCCTGCCATACCAGCGGCAGCCAGTCCCCAGGGAACTGGTCTGATCCACCACACATCTTTCCCAGGGCACAGAGAGATCTGCCAGCTTCCACCCTGTGAGACTCCTGGTCTCATCCCACACACATGGTCATGTGCCAGGTTTGAACCTGGGCAGGCGACAGTGCCCTCTGACAAAGGCAGCAAGTCCAGaagcaaaggaggaaggggatgcAGGGGAGAGCCCTGCATCTCTACAGGGAGCAGGCCCTGCATCTGCACTGGGCTGTACTCCTTTCGTTCCTCAAGGGGCCATCTAGTCCCTGCTTTTCCTCAACTGCTGCATGCACCTGCCCGAGCTGCGGCTGCAGCTTCTTCTTGTAACTTCTGAGCAAATGATTTGTGAAGCACAGCTTCTCACTCAGCAGATCCGAAGGAAAGACAGCAGAGCCTT
This sequence is a window from Falco peregrinus isolate bFalPer1 chromosome 14, bFalPer1.pri, whole genome shotgun sequence. Protein-coding genes within it:
- the PRSS54 gene encoding inactive serine protease 54; this translates as MKRQWEDQPQHSISSVIPHEDSDKGTLYNNIALLRTAAPLEFSSIVQPICFPHRSFSTLDLVICWILGWIHPTAGNPWLLRQRAPSSRVESRLPAPSSTGMLTKRQAVRPQLPTVTAIGILLRHNPPLFVSQKGDAGNPIMCQIGGAEKWVLKGILSEGGMRCYGSFLYTPVSYYSNWILATAARTGPPAFPVLVRVRTDLQAPPKDWEEASRPAVGMFQEAGFNPKKGK